In Erigeron canadensis isolate Cc75 chromosome 7, C_canadensis_v1, whole genome shotgun sequence, one DNA window encodes the following:
- the LOC122606902 gene encoding lipid transfer protein EARLI 1-like, with protein MASTKNTSLALFLAINLLFFATVSASANCGCPTPKPKPKPTPTPKPTPPTPKPTPTPKPTPPTPKPTPTPKPTPTPKPTPTPSKPTCPKDTLKLAVCADLLGGLVGVVVGSSSSKPCCTLIQGLADLDAAVCLCTAIKANVLGINLNVPIALSLLLNTCDKKVPSGFKCA; from the coding sequence ATGGCATCAACCAAGAATACCTCACTAGCTCTCTTTCTAGCAATCAATCTTCTCTTTTTTGCCACGGTGAGTGCCTCTGCGAATTGCGGTTGCCCTACCCCTAAACCAAAGCCTAAACCCACACCAACACCTAAACCAACACCGCCAACACCTAAACCCACACCAACACCTAAACCAACACCGCCAACACCTAAACCCACACCAACACCTAAACCAACACCAACGCCTAaaccaacaccaacaccatcTAAGCCTACTTGCCCCAAAGACACTTTGAAACTTGCGGTGTGTGCCGATCTGCTTGGAGGGTTGGTTGGGGTTGTAGTGGGTTCTTCATCTAGTAAGCCATGTTGCACACTCATCCAAGGCCTTGCTGACCTTGACGCCGCAGTTTGCCTCTGCACTGCCATCAAAGCTAATGTTTTGGGGATCAACCTTAATGTGCCTATTGCTCTTAGCTTGCTTTTGAATACTTGTGACAAGAAAGTCCCAAGTGGTTTCAAATGTGCATAA